From the Rhodopirellula bahusiensis genome, one window contains:
- a CDS encoding SufE family protein encodes MQDLTIEELYEEFEDLPDWDERCDYLIDLGFSLPELPAESKTEENRVHGCQSNVWLVADIKKSNPPTVEFLANSDAVIVNGLIAVIAALYSRKTPQEIISINAEEAFKKLGLERHLSPQRRNGLYSMVQRVRELAVQAEAQS; translated from the coding sequence TTGCAAGATTTAACGATCGAAGAATTGTACGAGGAATTCGAGGACTTGCCCGATTGGGACGAGCGTTGTGATTACTTGATTGACCTGGGTTTCAGCTTGCCTGAGTTGCCCGCGGAATCCAAAACCGAGGAAAACCGAGTTCATGGCTGCCAGAGCAATGTTTGGTTGGTTGCCGACATCAAAAAGTCCAACCCACCGACTGTGGAGTTTCTGGCGAACAGCGATGCTGTGATCGTCAACGGTTTGATTGCGGTGATCGCAGCGTTGTATTCCCGCAAGACACCGCAGGAGATCATCTCGATCAATGCCGAAGAGGCGTTCAAGAAACTGGGACTCGAGCGGCACCTCAGTCCGCAACGACGGAACGGGCTGTACAGCATGGTCCAACGCGTTCGAGAACTAGCCGTCCAGGCAGAGGCCCAATCATGA
- a CDS encoding aminotransferase class V-fold PLP-dependent enzyme — protein MIPLDIEAVRGDFPILQKPLPKGLPLVYLDSGASAQKPQCVIDKEREVYENYYANAYRGVYRFGAIVDEELEGAREKVRQFIRAEHSDEIVFTSGCTMSLNLVASGWGKRNLKAGDEILINEMEHHANFVPWQQLAAQTGATCRFLPLTDDGRLEMARIGEVLSDKTKIVAVTGMSNMLGTLNPIDELAKKAHDAGAVIVVDGAQSVPHEHTDVVASGIDFLAFSGHKLYGPSGVGVLYGKRELLEQTAPILFGGHMIDRVYKDHSTWASSPAKFEAGTIQIAQAIALGAAIDYMGTLGMDKVQEHERNVLEYAYNRLQEIPGMRIYGPGVEHRGAITSFTIDGAHPEDLAQLLDRKGVFVRHGHHCTMPLHDLLGVSATVRASFGVYNSRDDVDALMDAIQFACQRLRLT, from the coding sequence ATGATTCCACTCGACATCGAAGCCGTCCGCGGCGACTTCCCGATTCTGCAGAAACCGCTTCCCAAGGGTTTGCCGCTTGTCTATCTCGACAGTGGAGCGTCGGCGCAAAAGCCACAGTGCGTCATCGATAAAGAACGAGAGGTCTACGAGAACTATTACGCCAACGCGTATCGCGGCGTGTACCGATTTGGTGCGATCGTTGACGAGGAGCTCGAAGGTGCACGCGAGAAAGTCCGGCAGTTCATCCGTGCCGAACACTCCGACGAGATCGTTTTCACCTCCGGCTGCACGATGTCGTTGAACCTGGTCGCCAGTGGCTGGGGAAAGCGAAACCTGAAAGCCGGCGACGAGATCCTCATCAACGAGATGGAACACCATGCGAACTTCGTTCCTTGGCAACAACTCGCCGCGCAAACGGGAGCGACATGCCGCTTTCTCCCGCTGACCGATGATGGTCGTTTGGAAATGGCCCGCATCGGCGAAGTGCTGAGCGACAAAACCAAAATTGTGGCGGTCACCGGCATGTCGAACATGCTCGGCACGCTCAACCCGATCGATGAACTCGCGAAAAAAGCTCACGACGCCGGCGCGGTGATCGTTGTCGACGGAGCGCAAAGCGTTCCTCACGAGCACACTGATGTTGTCGCCAGCGGGATCGACTTCTTGGCGTTCTCGGGACACAAGTTGTACGGGCCGAGCGGCGTTGGCGTGCTGTATGGAAAACGCGAACTGCTCGAACAGACCGCCCCGATCCTATTCGGCGGTCACATGATCGATCGCGTATACAAAGATCACTCCACATGGGCTTCTTCTCCCGCCAAGTTCGAAGCGGGAACGATTCAGATCGCTCAAGCGATCGCGTTGGGCGCGGCGATTGATTACATGGGCACGCTCGGAATGGACAAGGTCCAGGAACACGAGCGGAATGTGCTTGAATACGCCTACAATCGTCTGCAAGAAATCCCCGGCATGCGGATCTATGGTCCTGGCGTCGAGCACCGAGGAGCGATCACCAGCTTCACAATCGACGGAGCCCATCCGGAAGACTTGGCGCAATTACTCGATCGAAAGGGTGTCTTCGTCCGGCATGGTCACCACTGCACGATGCCGCTTCACGATCTGCTGGGCGTCAGCGCGACTGTGCGAGCAAGCTTCGGAGTTTACAACTCGCGTGACGACGTTGACGCTCTGATGGATGCGATCCAGTTTGCCTGCCAACGGTTGCGTTTGACCTGA
- a CDS encoding zinc-binding alcohol dehydrogenase family protein yields MKAVAYKTPGSIDRDDSLQNITLEKPTAEGRDLLVKVHAVSVNPVDVKVRSKTSPEGSEWRVLGFDAAGVVESVGPEVESFQPGDAVFYAGSIARPGTNSEFHLVDERIVGHKPSTLSDTEAAALPLTAITAWEMLFDRLDVERPTPQGGDTILVVGGAGGVGSITIQLLRALTDMTIIATASRPETQDWVRELGAHHAINHRQPMAPQVKALGIGDPGFVFSTTHSDQHLEDIVELMAPQGRFGLIDDPPHLDVSKLKQKALSLHWEFMFARSLFGTPDMDQQRKLLNEVASLVDAGKIRSTATETAGKINAANLKQVHAKIESNTARGKIVLEGF; encoded by the coding sequence ATGAAAGCCGTTGCATACAAGACTCCTGGATCAATCGACCGGGACGACTCTTTGCAAAACATCACGCTTGAAAAACCCACTGCGGAAGGTCGTGATCTGCTGGTCAAGGTCCACGCGGTTTCGGTCAATCCCGTGGATGTGAAAGTCCGCAGCAAAACTTCCCCGGAAGGCAGCGAATGGCGGGTGCTTGGGTTCGATGCGGCTGGCGTGGTCGAATCAGTTGGTCCGGAAGTGGAAAGTTTTCAACCCGGAGATGCAGTCTTCTATGCGGGGTCGATCGCACGCCCGGGCACAAACAGTGAGTTTCACCTGGTCGATGAACGCATCGTCGGGCACAAGCCTTCTACCTTGAGCGACACCGAGGCCGCGGCGCTGCCACTGACCGCGATCACCGCGTGGGAGATGTTGTTCGATCGGCTCGATGTGGAACGTCCAACGCCTCAGGGTGGCGACACGATCCTGGTCGTGGGCGGTGCAGGAGGAGTTGGCTCGATCACGATTCAATTGCTGCGAGCGTTGACGGACATGACGATCATCGCCACCGCTTCGCGGCCCGAAACCCAAGACTGGGTCCGTGAACTTGGTGCGCATCACGCCATCAACCATCGTCAGCCGATGGCGCCGCAGGTGAAGGCACTCGGAATCGGCGACCCCGGTTTTGTGTTCTCAACAACTCACTCCGACCAACATCTCGAAGACATTGTCGAGTTGATGGCACCGCAGGGACGTTTCGGATTGATCGATGATCCGCCGCACCTTGATGTTAGCAAGCTGAAACAAAAAGCACTGTCGTTGCATTGGGAATTCATGTTCGCTCGATCGCTGTTTGGCACACCCGACATGGACCAGCAACGCAAATTGCTCAATGAAGTTGCCTCGTTGGTAGACGCTGGGAAGATTCGATCCACCGCAACGGAAACGGCGGGCAAGATCAACGCCGCCAACTTGAAGCAAGTCCATGCGAAGATCGAGAGCAACACCGCTCGCGGCAAGATCGTGCTGGAAGGTTTCTAA
- a CDS encoding Gfo/Idh/MocA family protein has protein sequence MRHVKNRRSFMKSAAIAGSAITLPALQYSRVYGANDRLQIASVGTGGKGWSDLLGVAASPQVEVAGLCDIDSSAKHLGQAADRFTAARQYDDWRQLLDESSDLQGVLVSTPDFMHAPISLAAMQLGKNVFCQKPLTHTVLEARQMRRAADKFGVVTQMCNQIQSHSAYRTAVHLVHEGMIGKVREVHSWQGGQPSWPRHIPRPSESDPVPANVRWDLWQGVAAERPYKIGMYHPFNWRGWQAYGTGQLGDFGCHILDPVFKALEIRSPTKLTVDAPELMPETWTDRATVQYEFPGTKYTAGSTLPVTWYDGVGVSPPRETLAHIPSDAKLPGAGSVLVGDKGTLVIPHVAMPQLYRPDQSVAADLPVIPSVDHYTQWADACRGMGETTSHFDYAGPLTETVLLGTIGIRFPGQKLQWDAEAMKITNHAEAQQWISKPYRKGWEPNWI, from the coding sequence ATGCGTCATGTCAAGAATCGACGTTCTTTCATGAAGTCCGCTGCGATCGCCGGCTCAGCGATCACGCTTCCCGCGTTGCAGTATTCTCGCGTCTACGGCGCCAACGATCGTCTGCAAATTGCGAGCGTCGGTACCGGCGGCAAAGGTTGGAGCGATTTGCTCGGGGTTGCCGCCAGCCCGCAAGTGGAAGTGGCCGGGCTGTGTGACATCGACAGTTCCGCGAAACACCTCGGCCAGGCTGCCGATCGGTTCACCGCGGCACGTCAGTACGATGATTGGCGTCAGTTGCTTGATGAAAGCAGTGATCTGCAAGGTGTCTTGGTCTCCACGCCTGATTTCATGCACGCACCAATCTCGCTCGCGGCGATGCAATTGGGCAAGAACGTGTTTTGTCAAAAGCCTTTGACCCACACCGTCTTGGAAGCCCGCCAGATGCGAAGGGCGGCCGACAAGTTCGGCGTGGTGACGCAGATGTGCAATCAGATTCAATCGCACTCAGCCTATCGCACAGCCGTTCACTTGGTTCATGAAGGAATGATCGGCAAGGTACGCGAGGTGCATTCGTGGCAAGGTGGCCAACCGTCCTGGCCTCGACACATTCCGCGTCCAAGCGAGAGCGATCCGGTTCCGGCGAACGTGCGGTGGGACTTGTGGCAAGGCGTTGCTGCCGAGCGTCCCTACAAGATTGGTATGTATCACCCGTTCAATTGGCGAGGATGGCAAGCCTACGGCACCGGGCAGTTGGGTGACTTCGGATGCCACATCTTGGATCCGGTCTTCAAAGCACTGGAGATTCGTTCGCCGACGAAGTTGACGGTCGATGCACCCGAGCTGATGCCAGAGACATGGACCGATCGAGCAACGGTGCAGTACGAGTTTCCTGGTACGAAGTACACGGCGGGATCAACGCTGCCGGTCACCTGGTACGACGGTGTTGGCGTGTCGCCGCCGCGAGAGACGCTGGCTCACATTCCAAGCGACGCGAAACTGCCGGGCGCGGGCTCGGTGCTGGTTGGCGACAAAGGCACGTTGGTGATTCCACATGTCGCGATGCCGCAGCTCTATCGGCCTGATCAATCCGTTGCTGCCGATCTACCGGTGATCCCTTCCGTCGACCACTACACCCAGTGGGCGGACGCTTGTCGCGGAATGGGAGAAACAACTTCGCACTTCGATTACGCGGGGCCGCTGACGGAGACGGTCTTGCTGGGAACCATTGGGATCCGCTTCCCAGGTCAAAAACTGCAGTGGGATGCGGAGGCGATGAAGATCACCAATCACGCGGAAGCCCAGCAATGGATCTCCAAGCCTTACCGCAAAGGCTGGGAACCGAACTGGATCTAG
- a CDS encoding glycerophosphodiester phosphodiesterase, translating into MKSTDTTLFAVAARFAAAFSFVACFSFASPKDASGNESTGRPQTMPLIVAHRGASHSAPENTLSAFNLAWEENADAIEGDFYLSSDGEIVCLHDKTTARTAPGSPSLKVSEASFAQLRKLDVGTWKNERYAGESIPTLKEVMATVPDGKGIFIEIKCGPEILPTLKKQLEECSLKPEQITIICFNAEVVRQARQTMPYEVNWLSSYKKQLTGGWKPSVSSVTDQLKSTNATGFGTQVKAGLVGSVLNEAFCDAVRGTGCGMHGWTIDDAAVAKQLVELGFVSITTNRPAYIRDALAD; encoded by the coding sequence ATGAAATCGACTGATACAACTCTCTTCGCCGTCGCGGCTCGTTTCGCGGCGGCGTTTTCTTTTGTCGCATGCTTCAGCTTCGCGTCGCCTAAGGACGCCAGCGGAAACGAAAGCACTGGGCGGCCACAAACGATGCCGTTAATCGTTGCGCATCGCGGGGCATCGCATTCCGCACCGGAAAACACGTTGTCCGCGTTCAACCTGGCATGGGAAGAAAACGCCGACGCGATCGAAGGTGACTTCTACCTTTCGTCCGATGGCGAAATCGTTTGCTTGCATGACAAGACAACTGCTCGCACCGCACCGGGGTCACCCTCGCTGAAGGTCTCCGAAGCGTCATTTGCACAGCTTCGCAAGCTGGATGTGGGCACTTGGAAGAACGAGCGATATGCCGGCGAAAGCATCCCAACTTTGAAGGAAGTCATGGCGACAGTGCCCGATGGGAAGGGAATCTTCATCGAAATTAAATGTGGGCCGGAGATCCTGCCAACATTGAAGAAACAATTGGAAGAATGCTCGTTGAAACCGGAGCAGATCACGATCATTTGCTTCAATGCCGAAGTCGTTCGCCAGGCTCGTCAGACAATGCCTTACGAGGTCAATTGGTTGTCTTCGTACAAGAAGCAATTGACCGGCGGTTGGAAGCCGAGCGTGAGCAGCGTGACCGACCAATTGAAGTCAACTAATGCAACCGGGTTTGGGACTCAGGTCAAAGCCGGGTTGGTTGGTTCGGTTCTCAACGAAGCATTCTGCGACGCCGTGCGTGGCACGGGCTGTGGCATGCACGGTTGGACGATCGATGATGCCGCGGTTGCCAAGCAGTTGGTTGAACTAGGGTTCGTTAGCATCACGACGAATCGCCCGGCCTACATCCGAGACGCTTTGGCTGATTGA
- a CDS encoding DUF1598 domain-containing protein: MRLIDRHSRIRTLASFAFAALLATALAPSSFGQDGGGGGDVTNNFGTQPAGVDVDATGVLKVRTIDPRLARQQWMQSRANATPGESMETSKLRKVSLNRLEAAISEYVEADRPLPSEMLAMAGLTSVEYVFFYPDSNDIVLAGPAEGYVADATERFVGMQSGRPSVLLEDVVVALRAFPPQGKPARVISVSIDPTPEGLQRMQQFLMRVGGRAGRGDTLQLVRGLKENLGLQTVSIEGIPAASHFARVLVEADYRMKLIGIGLEQLPVPVRSYVSRTNPVTVSANSMERWYFQPNYDGVSVSEDNLAMRINERGVQLVGANERVQGDGARVGTGRVNRASQAFTKEFTEKYNQIADRVRVYAELRQLIDLSIAAAYIHEQDFYGQANWDMPVLGDEGKVSVQTYTAPEKVETAVNAIWRGNTLMTPLGGGVNVQPRIALKKDRVTIDTEGQHVQVKHSSGPDQLAPGQWWWD; the protein is encoded by the coding sequence ATGCGACTGATCGATCGCCACTCTCGAATTCGCACCTTGGCCAGTTTCGCGTTCGCAGCGTTGTTGGCGACTGCTCTGGCACCCTCCAGCTTTGGCCAGGACGGCGGTGGCGGCGGAGACGTCACAAATAACTTCGGCACCCAGCCCGCCGGTGTGGATGTCGATGCGACCGGCGTCCTAAAAGTTCGGACAATCGACCCGCGTCTGGCTCGCCAGCAGTGGATGCAGTCGCGAGCCAATGCGACTCCCGGCGAGTCGATGGAAACAAGCAAACTGCGAAAAGTCTCGCTGAACCGTTTGGAAGCAGCCATTTCTGAATACGTCGAAGCGGATCGTCCGCTCCCAAGTGAGATGCTGGCAATGGCCGGGCTGACTTCGGTTGAGTACGTGTTCTTCTATCCCGATTCCAACGACATCGTTTTGGCTGGTCCAGCCGAAGGTTACGTCGCCGATGCAACCGAACGTTTCGTCGGCATGCAGTCGGGACGTCCCAGCGTTCTGTTGGAAGATGTCGTCGTTGCTCTGCGAGCCTTTCCTCCACAAGGCAAGCCTGCCCGAGTGATCTCGGTGTCGATCGATCCAACCCCAGAGGGTTTGCAGCGAATGCAGCAGTTCCTGATGCGAGTCGGTGGCCGGGCCGGACGTGGTGACACACTGCAACTCGTTCGTGGACTGAAAGAAAACCTCGGGCTGCAAACGGTTTCGATCGAAGGCATCCCAGCCGCCAGCCACTTCGCTCGCGTGTTGGTGGAAGCCGACTATCGAATGAAGTTGATCGGCATTGGTTTGGAACAACTGCCCGTTCCCGTTCGCAGCTACGTTTCTCGCACCAACCCCGTCACCGTTTCAGCCAATTCAATGGAACGTTGGTACTTCCAACCCAACTACGACGGCGTGTCGGTCAGCGAAGACAACCTGGCAATGCGAATCAATGAGCGTGGCGTTCAATTGGTTGGTGCCAATGAGCGTGTTCAAGGCGACGGTGCTCGCGTCGGGACCGGCCGAGTGAATCGTGCCAGCCAAGCGTTCACGAAAGAGTTCACCGAGAAGTACAACCAAATCGCTGACCGCGTTCGCGTTTACGCTGAGCTGCGTCAGTTGATCGATTTGTCGATCGCAGCCGCCTACATCCACGAGCAAGACTTCTACGGCCAAGCCAACTGGGACATGCCCGTTTTGGGCGATGAGGGCAAGGTCAGCGTGCAGACTTACACGGCTCCAGAGAAGGTCGAAACCGCTGTGAATGCGATCTGGAGAGGCAACACTTTGATGACTCCGTTGGGTGGCGGCGTCAACGTCCAGCCACGGATTGCACTGAAGAAGGACCGCGTCACAATCGACACCGAAGGCCAGCATGTGCAGGTCAAACATTCCTCGGGGCCAGATCAATTGGCACCCGGCCAATGGTGGTGGGACTGA
- the gnd gene encoding decarboxylating NADP(+)-dependent phosphogluconate dehydrogenase has translation MSGDCDFGLIGLAVMGENLALNVESRGYKVAVYNRTTSKVDALMEGRAKGKNFVGCHSIEEFVKSVKRPRKLMMLVKAGPAVDALIEQLLPHCEPGDIIIDGGNEYYVHTERRTKQVEAAGLLYVGCGVSGGEEGALKGPSLMPGGSADAWPHIKEMFQSIAAKVGPNDDIPCCEWLGAGGAGNYVKMVHNGIEYGDMQLICEAYQLLKELGGLSNDELYDVFDEWNRGDLQSYLIEISRDIFSVKDDQGGDGYLVDQIMDVAGAKGTGKWMSQLALDLGVPSTLVTTAVFARGLSAQKEARTRASKTLNGPAESANPEMRAIAQSLVGDRAEFVEAVRQALYASKIVSYAQGFVQLQAASAEHNWGLDYGAAALLWRGGCIIRAQFLDRIKEAFDADPNLENLLLAKYFEDAVENAQEKWRKVVAVASIMGIPVPAFSTALCYYDGYRMERLPANMLQAQRDYFGAHTYQRLDKEGTFHSEWIQLRKEPKA, from the coding sequence ATGAGTGGTGATTGTGATTTCGGCCTGATTGGTCTGGCCGTCATGGGCGAAAATTTGGCCTTGAACGTCGAGAGCCGCGGCTACAAAGTCGCCGTTTACAACCGCACCACCTCCAAAGTTGACGCTTTGATGGAAGGTCGTGCGAAGGGCAAGAACTTCGTCGGCTGTCACTCGATCGAAGAATTCGTCAAATCAGTCAAACGGCCTCGCAAATTGATGATGCTGGTCAAAGCCGGCCCCGCCGTCGACGCGTTGATCGAGCAACTTTTGCCGCACTGCGAACCCGGCGACATCATCATCGACGGCGGCAACGAGTACTACGTTCACACCGAACGTCGCACCAAACAAGTCGAAGCTGCGGGATTGTTGTACGTCGGTTGCGGCGTCAGCGGTGGCGAAGAGGGTGCCCTGAAGGGTCCTTCGTTGATGCCCGGCGGCAGTGCCGACGCGTGGCCTCACATCAAAGAAATGTTCCAATCGATCGCGGCGAAGGTCGGCCCGAACGACGACATCCCCTGCTGCGAATGGCTGGGTGCCGGCGGTGCGGGCAACTACGTCAAAATGGTTCACAACGGAATTGAATACGGCGACATGCAGTTGATCTGCGAAGCCTATCAATTGCTCAAAGAGCTCGGCGGTTTGTCCAACGACGAACTGTACGACGTCTTCGACGAATGGAATCGCGGTGACCTGCAAAGCTACTTGATCGAAATTTCACGCGACATCTTCAGCGTTAAAGACGACCAGGGCGGCGACGGCTACCTCGTCGACCAAATCATGGACGTCGCTGGTGCGAAGGGCACGGGCAAATGGATGAGCCAATTGGCTCTCGACCTCGGCGTTCCTAGCACGCTGGTCACAACCGCCGTGTTCGCTCGCGGATTGTCAGCACAGAAAGAAGCACGGACTCGTGCCAGCAAGACTCTCAACGGTCCTGCTGAATCGGCCAACCCAGAAATGCGTGCGATCGCTCAATCGCTGGTCGGCGACCGAGCTGAATTCGTCGAAGCGGTTCGCCAAGCTCTCTACGCTTCGAAAATCGTTTCCTACGCACAAGGCTTCGTTCAGCTGCAAGCCGCATCGGCCGAGCACAACTGGGGCTTGGATTACGGTGCCGCTGCGTTGCTGTGGCGAGGTGGCTGCATCATCCGTGCACAATTCCTCGATCGCATCAAAGAAGCATTCGATGCCGATCCAAACCTGGAAAACTTGCTGCTGGCAAAATACTTCGAAGATGCGGTCGAAAACGCACAAGAGAAGTGGCGAAAGGTTGTCGCGGTTGCGTCGATCATGGGCATTCCCGTCCCCGCGTTCAGCACCGCGCTTTGCTACTACGACGGATACCGCATGGAACGCTTGCCAGCCAACATGCTGCAGGCCCAACGCGATTACTTCGGTGCCCACACTTACCAGCGATTGGACAAGGAAGGCACCTTCCACAGCGAATGGATCCAGCTTCGCAAAGAGCCCAAGGCTTAG